In the genome of Myxococcus stipitatus, one region contains:
- a CDS encoding sensor histidine kinase, with translation MEPRAAPQSRTESLGAPREHSRGAMASSRFLEELRTISIFAEVEAEEAEWVRGESTLIELQPREWLGREGEPSAFYLILEGSLRITKTVGGVETLISVFGAGDFFGEVPLLLGQCFLASSRAITHCRLLRLSNQAFWRMLAECPTAHREILKKMAERMKSLQSISLQQEKLASLGTLAAGLAHELNNPVSAVMRGVRALADRLRELPALALSLDCRTLSEPQVRALESRASSLEPMARSPLDRGDDEDALARWLDARGVEEAWVLAPELVESGLSLERLEHELSPLTGEVLKGTLRWVAATRGISVLLEEVGQAGGRIASLVNAARAYTYLDEAPLQRVDVHDGLESTLAVLAHRLRGIEVKREYDRSIPAITAYGTELNQVWTSLIENAADAIKESGGGTLTLRTQRDGDHVVVEVEDDGPGIPEEVLPRIFDPFFTTKGVGEGTGLGLSITHRVVSMLHRGEVSVASQPGWTRFQVRLPFELEGAFIPEPARPRPAVARQHLEPDELRGA, from the coding sequence ATGGAGCCTCGAGCCGCTCCACAGTCGCGCACGGAGTCCCTCGGAGCGCCGAGGGAGCACTCGCGTGGCGCCATGGCGTCGTCCCGCTTCCTGGAGGAGCTGCGGACCATCTCCATCTTCGCCGAGGTGGAGGCGGAGGAGGCCGAGTGGGTGCGCGGCGAGTCCACCCTCATCGAGCTCCAGCCGCGGGAGTGGCTGGGTCGAGAGGGCGAGCCCTCCGCCTTCTATCTCATCCTGGAGGGCTCGCTGCGCATCACCAAGACGGTGGGCGGCGTGGAGACGCTCATCTCCGTCTTCGGGGCGGGAGACTTCTTCGGCGAGGTGCCGCTCTTGTTGGGCCAGTGCTTCCTCGCGAGCAGCCGCGCCATCACCCACTGCCGGCTGTTGCGCCTGTCGAACCAGGCCTTCTGGCGGATGCTCGCGGAGTGCCCCACGGCGCACCGGGAGATTCTCAAGAAGATGGCCGAGCGCATGAAGTCGCTCCAGTCCATCTCGCTTCAACAGGAGAAGCTGGCGTCACTCGGCACGCTGGCCGCGGGGCTGGCGCATGAGCTGAACAACCCCGTGTCCGCGGTGATGCGAGGCGTGCGCGCGCTGGCCGACCGGCTGCGCGAGCTCCCCGCGCTGGCCCTGTCGCTCGACTGCCGCACCCTGTCCGAGCCGCAGGTCCGCGCGCTGGAGTCGAGGGCCTCTTCGCTGGAGCCCATGGCTCGCAGTCCGCTGGACCGGGGAGACGACGAGGACGCGCTGGCGCGCTGGCTGGATGCGCGGGGGGTGGAGGAGGCGTGGGTGCTGGCGCCGGAGCTGGTGGAGTCGGGGCTGTCGCTCGAGCGACTGGAGCATGAGCTGTCGCCGCTGACGGGCGAGGTGCTGAAGGGCACGCTGCGCTGGGTGGCGGCGACGCGTGGAATCTCGGTGCTGCTGGAGGAGGTGGGGCAGGCCGGGGGGCGCATCGCCTCGCTGGTGAACGCGGCCCGCGCGTACACGTACCTGGATGAAGCGCCGTTGCAGCGCGTGGATGTGCACGACGGGTTGGAGAGCACGCTGGCCGTGCTGGCCCATCGGCTGCGCGGCATCGAGGTGAAGCGCGAGTATGACCGGAGCATCCCCGCCATCACCGCGTACGGCACGGAGCTGAATCAGGTGTGGACCAGCCTCATCGAGAACGCGGCCGACGCCATCAAGGAGAGCGGCGGAGGGACGCTGACGTTGCGCACGCAGCGAGACGGGGACCACGTGGTGGTCGAGGTCGAAGACGACGGGCCCGGCATCCCCGAGGAGGTGCTGCCGCGCATCTTCGACCCGTTCTTCACCACGAAGGGCGTGGGGGAGGGGACGGGGTTGGGGCTGAGCATCACCCACCGCGTGGTGTCGATGCTCCATCGGGGCGAGGTGTCCGTCGCGTCGCAGCCGGGGTGGACGCGCTTCCAGGTTCGTCTGCCCTTCGAGCTCGAGGGGGCGTTCATCCCCGAGCCCGCGCGTCCGCGTCCCGCGGTGGCGCGCCAGCATCTCGAGCCCGATGAGCTGCGCGGCGCCTGA
- a CDS encoding DUF2238 domain-containing protein, producing MQTATPLSSRPSADSVAPFFPPVRGTPDEAKVPWMLVGVLAPILLLTFLFSPAGRLNWALEVGPGLVGICVLAATFRRFPMSRWVYVCVFLHVLVLTYGGYYTYALTPLGDWARDTFALSRNPYDRLGHFVQGFFPAFIIREVLLRATPLRRGGWLNFLTGSVALAISAFYELLEWWAALALDPEGGDKFLGTQGDIWDAQWDMFLALCGATLAMALLGRAHLKSIEKLVTRAKVTST from the coding sequence ATGCAGACCGCCACGCCTCTTTCCTCCAGGCCCTCCGCTGACTCCGTCGCACCCTTCTTTCCTCCGGTGCGAGGCACCCCGGACGAGGCGAAGGTGCCGTGGATGCTCGTTGGCGTGCTCGCTCCCATCCTCCTGCTCACGTTCCTCTTCAGCCCGGCGGGGCGGCTCAACTGGGCGCTGGAAGTGGGGCCTGGGCTGGTGGGCATCTGCGTGCTCGCCGCGACCTTCCGCCGCTTCCCCATGTCCCGCTGGGTCTACGTCTGCGTGTTCCTGCACGTGCTCGTGCTGACGTACGGCGGCTACTACACCTATGCGCTCACGCCGCTGGGAGACTGGGCGCGGGACACCTTCGCGCTCTCACGCAATCCCTATGACCGGCTGGGGCACTTCGTGCAGGGCTTCTTCCCCGCGTTCATCATCCGCGAGGTCCTGCTGCGCGCCACGCCGCTGCGGCGAGGCGGCTGGCTGAACTTCCTCACCGGCTCGGTGGCGCTGGCCATCAGCGCCTTCTACGAGCTCCTGGAGTGGTGGGCCGCGCTCGCGTTGGACCCGGAAGGCGGCGACAAGTTCCTGGGCACCCAGGGGGACATCTGGGATGCGCAGTGGGACATGTTCCTCGCGCTCTGTGGCGCCACGCTGGCCATGGCGCTCCTGGGCCGCGCGCACCTCAAGAGCATCGAGAAGCTGGTGACGCGCGCGAAGGTCACATCCACTTGA
- a CDS encoding sensor histidine kinase — translation MSGDEKEPQERLRCLEGALLRQEKLAALGRHAAGLAHEMNNPASAGRRATEQLTQAMDAQEDLSLELDRWKLTPAQRQELLRTCRQSQGRGATQDMDPLTRGDAEDALATWMDARGVVNAWDLAPTLLDAAIGQEKLEPLAQALPAEALPDALAWLEALVRTRALLTEVRQSTTRLSELAGAVKSFTHAGKEHPEPVDVHEGLENTLLLLNYKLKHGVEVKRDYDRSLPRIQALPGMLNHVWTNLIDNAIDAMGGKGHLVVRTAREGDSLLVEVVDDGPGVPPELLERIWEPFFTTKPMGHGTGLGLDIIRRVVVERHHGDVRVESRPGHTSFQVRLPLGTAA, via the coding sequence ATGTCCGGGGACGAGAAGGAGCCCCAGGAGCGGCTGCGATGTCTGGAGGGCGCGCTGCTGCGGCAGGAGAAGCTGGCCGCACTGGGCCGTCACGCCGCGGGCCTCGCGCACGAGATGAACAACCCCGCCTCCGCGGGCCGCCGCGCCACCGAGCAGCTCACCCAGGCCATGGACGCGCAGGAGGACCTCTCGCTGGAGCTGGACCGGTGGAAGCTGACGCCAGCGCAGCGACAGGAGCTGCTGCGCACCTGCCGGCAGAGCCAGGGCCGAGGCGCCACCCAGGACATGGACCCGCTCACCCGAGGCGACGCGGAGGACGCGCTGGCCACGTGGATGGATGCCCGAGGCGTGGTGAACGCGTGGGACCTGGCGCCCACGCTGCTGGACGCGGCCATCGGACAGGAGAAGCTGGAGCCGCTCGCACAAGCCCTTCCCGCCGAGGCACTCCCGGATGCACTCGCGTGGCTGGAGGCGCTGGTGCGCACACGAGCGCTGCTGACGGAGGTGCGGCAGAGCACCACGCGGCTGTCGGAGCTGGCCGGCGCGGTGAAGTCCTTCACCCACGCGGGCAAGGAGCACCCCGAGCCCGTGGACGTGCACGAGGGCCTGGAGAACACGCTGCTGCTCCTCAACTACAAGCTGAAGCACGGCGTCGAGGTGAAGCGCGACTACGACCGGAGCCTGCCGCGCATCCAGGCCCTGCCGGGGATGCTCAACCACGTGTGGACGAACCTCATCGACAACGCCATCGACGCGATGGGGGGCAAGGGGCACCTCGTCGTGCGCACCGCGCGCGAGGGCGACTCGCTGCTCGTGGAGGTGGTGGATGACGGACCCGGGGTTCCGCCGGAGCTGCTGGAGCGCATCTGGGAGCCCTTCTTCACCACCAAGCCCATGGGCCACGGCACGGGCCTGGGCCTGGACATCATCCGCCGCGTCGTCGTGGAGCGTCACCACGGCGACGTGCGCGTGGAGTCACGCCCGGGCCACACGTCATTCCAGGTGCGCTTGCCGCTCGGGACCGCGGCATAG
- a CDS encoding DUF7151 family protein produces MNAHAQDATTARTWTALLFVLLLGGCDDIRLGNILPAHATLTRSEVEPPGPQCEHGGRVVFAGPDENDDGVLSESEVATARYVCADPLPAMLTRTREEPKGAHCELGGHAVETGPDTNDDGLLSEAEVTATRYLCAEAPRAVLLRMREEPAGVHCERGGRAVETGLDTDASGVLESTEVVDTAYVCATAFPGILVSTVPVPKGAVCPHGGQLTHAGSDLNGDGLLSDEEPSRKVTTCRELEPVVSRLVLLNTRAEACTGRDTYALEAGGDVDLDGVLDDGEVRAMMRVCKPMDPLLRIHRAEPPGSHCISGGVAVTAGGDKNGDNVLQESEVIGVTYVCQPSATFDGDYELRDASDAAALQSISRIRGDLIVSAPELVELLLPGLESVEGSVTIQDNSALTRVVAPALRFVQEDLTLANNLHLTGVTLGPSDASGPPLWVGGTLKIEGNDALESLEGLHAAPRWSFLLKQNNQLTAPGHFPFMDHLRGELIIEANQSLTELPLFSGLQVVEDLVKIRKNPALKTLDGLQTLQRVNTDFILEDNDSVTSTSVLKKLTFVGSTLSVIRNNALRTFSLPALSWALTKIHVEENSVLEEVGPFGSRLETSDFWLYENPELLRITGLGSPLSILGDLVIVGSKKLENLGAFSALRSLRSLTVEYCDALTSLEGLHQVVSMKTLIVRSNPGLTELRLDALENVSSVFNVMFNEWLPACQVIALAEAVHTGPRDQRYTRSNYEGASCEPPQ; encoded by the coding sequence ATGAACGCTCACGCCCAAGACGCCACCACCGCGCGGACCTGGACCGCCCTCCTGTTCGTCCTGCTGTTGGGAGGCTGTGACGACATCCGCCTGGGGAACATCCTCCCCGCCCACGCGACGCTCACGCGCTCCGAGGTGGAGCCGCCCGGGCCCCAGTGCGAGCACGGTGGACGCGTGGTCTTCGCGGGCCCGGACGAGAACGACGACGGCGTCCTCTCCGAGAGCGAGGTCGCCACGGCCCGGTATGTCTGCGCGGATCCGCTCCCCGCCATGCTGACGCGCACACGCGAGGAGCCCAAGGGGGCCCACTGCGAGCTGGGCGGGCACGCGGTGGAGACAGGGCCGGACACGAACGATGACGGGCTCCTCTCCGAGGCCGAGGTCACGGCCACTCGCTACCTCTGCGCCGAGGCGCCTCGAGCCGTGTTGTTGCGCATGCGCGAGGAGCCCGCGGGTGTCCATTGCGAGCGAGGCGGGCGCGCCGTGGAGACGGGCCTGGACACCGACGCGAGCGGCGTGCTGGAGAGCACCGAGGTCGTCGACACCGCGTATGTCTGCGCCACGGCCTTTCCCGGCATCCTCGTCAGCACGGTGCCGGTCCCCAAGGGAGCGGTGTGTCCCCATGGCGGCCAGCTCACGCACGCGGGAAGCGACCTCAACGGGGATGGCCTCCTGTCCGACGAGGAGCCCTCTCGCAAGGTGACGACCTGCCGGGAGCTCGAGCCCGTCGTGTCCCGCCTGGTGCTGTTGAACACCCGCGCCGAGGCCTGCACCGGCCGGGACACCTACGCCCTGGAGGCCGGCGGGGACGTGGACCTGGACGGCGTGCTCGATGACGGCGAGGTGCGCGCGATGATGCGCGTGTGCAAGCCGATGGACCCCTTGTTGCGGATTCATCGCGCCGAGCCCCCGGGCTCCCATTGCATCTCAGGGGGCGTCGCGGTGACGGCGGGCGGGGACAAGAATGGCGACAATGTCTTGCAGGAGAGCGAGGTCATCGGCGTCACGTATGTCTGTCAGCCCTCGGCCACCTTCGATGGCGACTACGAGCTGCGGGACGCCTCGGACGCGGCGGCCCTTCAGTCCATCTCCCGCATCCGGGGAGACCTCATCGTCTCCGCGCCCGAGCTGGTGGAGCTCCTCCTTCCCGGGCTCGAGTCCGTCGAAGGCTCGGTGACGATTCAGGACAACTCCGCGCTCACCCGGGTGGTGGCCCCCGCCCTGCGCTTCGTCCAGGAGGACCTCACCCTCGCCAACAACCTGCACCTGACCGGGGTGACGCTGGGCCCCTCCGACGCGTCCGGGCCTCCGCTGTGGGTCGGAGGCACCTTGAAGATCGAGGGCAACGACGCGCTCGAGAGCCTGGAGGGGCTCCATGCCGCGCCTCGCTGGAGCTTCCTGCTGAAGCAGAACAACCAGCTGACCGCGCCCGGTCACTTCCCCTTCATGGACCACCTCCGAGGGGAGCTCATCATCGAAGCCAACCAAAGCCTGACGGAGCTCCCTCTCTTCTCCGGTCTCCAGGTCGTCGAGGACCTGGTGAAGATTCGCAAGAACCCCGCGCTGAAGACACTCGACGGGCTGCAGACCCTCCAACGCGTCAACACGGACTTCATCCTCGAGGACAACGACTCGGTGACGAGCACATCCGTGCTGAAGAAGCTCACCTTCGTCGGCAGCACCCTTTCGGTCATCCGCAACAACGCGCTGCGGACCTTCTCCCTCCCCGCGCTGTCCTGGGCCCTGACGAAAATCCACGTCGAGGAGAACTCCGTCCTGGAGGAGGTCGGCCCCTTCGGAAGCAGGTTGGAGACCAGCGACTTCTGGCTCTACGAGAACCCGGAGCTCTTGCGCATCACCGGACTGGGCTCGCCGCTGAGCATCTTGGGAGACCTGGTCATCGTCGGCAGCAAGAAGCTGGAGAACCTGGGGGCCTTCTCGGCGCTGAGGTCACTGAGGTCGCTGACCGTGGAGTACTGCGACGCGCTGACGAGCCTGGAAGGACTGCACCAGGTCGTCTCGATGAAGACGCTCATCGTGCGCAGCAACCCGGGGCTCACCGAACTCCGGCTCGATGCGCTGGAGAACGTGAGCAGCGTGTTCAACGTGATGTTCAACGAATGGCTGCCCGCCTGTCAGGTCATCGCCTTGGCGGAGGCCGTCCACACCGGCCCCCGGGACCAGCGCTACACCCGCAGCAACTACGAAGGCGCCAGCTGCGAGCCGCCACAATAG
- a CDS encoding ATP-binding protein produces the protein MGSEDIVTALRRVPLFSRLGDEQLHWVASHGRQLHFPAGTRVAVQGDPADGLSIILEGRTEWTRKVGEQEAPTGALEAGEVFGEVILFLNAPYPTTGHASTDVRLLRLEPAAFWELLRQAPVLGRGLMEVAAQRTQAQEVVSTQQPGPLSPGQMVAGLAPELSNPASSANRSAARLRDTLRLVSARAMALGQHGLSSAQRGALLALPREAADRARATPALEPLARTLREEEVGSWLELRGMADAWDVAPALVASGLDGAWLDSVARRVGEALLRDTLSWLVAAVSGDVLLAEVERGSARVSALVEAVKAYSFMDRAPAAEVDVHEGLEGALAVLSHRLTGGNVAVVRQYAPSAPKLRGEQGALDEAWTQLVLNALEALGERGGTLRLRTWTEPEKVVVEVADDGPGIPRDLMPRIFEPFFSTKPNAAGLGLDISRRIIERHGGDVRVLSEPGNTRVQVRLPA, from the coding sequence ATGGGAAGCGAGGACATCGTCACAGCGCTGCGCCGGGTTCCGCTGTTCTCCCGGCTGGGCGACGAGCAGCTCCACTGGGTGGCCAGCCACGGCCGTCAGCTTCACTTCCCCGCGGGGACTCGCGTCGCCGTGCAGGGAGACCCGGCGGACGGGCTCTCCATCATCCTCGAGGGCCGCACGGAGTGGACCCGCAAGGTGGGAGAGCAGGAGGCCCCCACGGGCGCGCTGGAGGCGGGCGAGGTCTTCGGAGAGGTCATCCTCTTCCTCAACGCGCCCTACCCCACCACCGGCCACGCGAGCACGGATGTGCGCCTGCTCCGGCTGGAGCCCGCGGCCTTCTGGGAGCTGCTCCGACAAGCGCCCGTGCTGGGGCGAGGCCTCATGGAGGTGGCCGCCCAGCGCACCCAGGCCCAGGAGGTCGTGTCCACGCAGCAGCCCGGGCCGCTGTCTCCGGGGCAGATGGTGGCGGGGCTCGCCCCCGAGCTGAGCAACCCCGCGTCGTCCGCGAACCGCAGCGCCGCCCGGCTGCGAGACACGCTGCGCCTGGTGTCCGCGCGAGCCATGGCGCTGGGTCAGCACGGGCTGTCCTCCGCGCAGCGAGGCGCGCTCCTCGCCCTGCCTCGGGAGGCCGCGGACCGGGCCCGCGCCACGCCCGCGCTGGAGCCCCTGGCGCGGACGCTGCGCGAGGAGGAGGTGGGCTCGTGGCTGGAGCTTCGCGGCATGGCGGACGCGTGGGACGTGGCGCCCGCGCTGGTGGCTTCGGGCCTGGATGGCGCGTGGCTGGACTCGGTGGCGCGCCGCGTGGGTGAGGCGCTCCTGCGCGACACCCTCTCCTGGCTGGTGGCCGCGGTGAGCGGTGACGTGCTCCTGGCGGAAGTGGAGCGCGGCAGTGCCCGGGTCTCCGCGCTGGTGGAGGCGGTGAAGGCCTACAGCTTCATGGACCGCGCCCCCGCGGCGGAGGTGGATGTCCACGAGGGGCTGGAGGGCGCGCTGGCCGTGCTCTCGCATCGGCTGACGGGGGGCAACGTCGCGGTGGTGCGGCAGTACGCGCCGTCGGCGCCCAAGCTCCGGGGTGAGCAGGGCGCGCTCGACGAGGCGTGGACGCAGCTGGTGTTGAACGCGCTGGAGGCGCTGGGTGAGCGCGGCGGGACGCTGCGGCTGCGCACGTGGACGGAGCCGGAGAAGGTGGTGGTGGAGGTGGCGGATGACGGCCCCGGCATTCCCCGGGACTTGATGCCGCGCATCTTCGAGCCCTTCTTCAGCACGAAGCCCAACGCGGCGGGCCTGGGGTTGGACATCAGCCGGCGCATCATCGAGCGGCACGGCGGCGACGTGCGCGTCCTCTCCGAGCCGGGCAACACCCGCGTGCAGGTGCGGCTGCCCGCGTAG
- a CDS encoding FAD-dependent oxidoreductase, giving the protein MRSLQGAYRMAKPVILAVDDDTEVLRAVERDLRRQYGREYRVLSADRGDSALETVRKLRLRGDPVALFLVDQRMPGMSGVEFLEQARTLYDEARRVLLTAYADTQAAIHAINEVRLDHYLLKPWEPPEERLYPVLTDLLEEWWAHHPPTFEGIRVLGNRWSPRSHALRDFLGSNQVPYQWLDVEASEEGRLLLAQAGGAAVEKLPLVLFPDGTRLMGPSTLEVAERIGLKVRATKPFYDLVIIGGGPAGLAAAVYGASEGLSTVMVERSAPGGQAGTSSRIENYLGFPAGLSGSDLARRAVAQAARFGVEILTPQEVKGVRVEDPYRIVALADGTELSCHALLLAMGVQWKKLETPGIPSFTGAGVYYGSSRTEALSCKDEDVYIIGGANSAGQAALYFAQFARQVTLVVRGDSLERGMSHYLVEQVHSLANVTVLLDTEVTRVEGNAHLERLTLATKGQPERTVPASTLFIMIGAVPRTEWLDGLVARDARGYILTGPDLMPGGERPKGWKPERAPFLLETSVPGIFAAGDVRHASIKRVASGVGEGSIAISFIHQYLSEV; this is encoded by the coding sequence GTGCGTTCTCTCCAGGGGGCGTACCGCATGGCCAAGCCCGTCATCCTCGCGGTGGACGACGACACGGAGGTGCTTCGCGCGGTGGAGCGCGACTTGCGGCGCCAGTATGGCCGCGAGTATCGCGTGCTCAGCGCGGACCGAGGTGACTCCGCGCTGGAGACCGTGCGCAAGCTCCGCCTGCGCGGCGACCCGGTGGCGCTCTTCCTCGTGGACCAGCGCATGCCCGGCATGTCCGGCGTGGAGTTCCTGGAGCAGGCCAGGACGCTCTACGACGAGGCCCGGCGCGTGCTCCTCACCGCGTACGCGGACACGCAGGCCGCCATCCATGCCATCAACGAAGTTCGGCTGGACCACTACCTGCTCAAGCCCTGGGAGCCTCCGGAGGAGCGCCTCTACCCGGTGCTGACGGACCTGCTCGAGGAGTGGTGGGCACACCACCCGCCGACCTTCGAGGGCATCCGCGTGCTGGGCAACCGCTGGTCTCCGCGCTCCCACGCGCTGCGCGACTTCCTGGGCAGCAATCAGGTGCCGTACCAATGGCTCGACGTGGAGGCCAGCGAGGAGGGACGGCTGCTGCTCGCACAGGCGGGAGGCGCGGCGGTGGAGAAGCTCCCGCTGGTGCTCTTCCCGGATGGCACGCGGTTGATGGGGCCCTCCACGCTGGAGGTGGCCGAGCGCATCGGCCTGAAGGTCCGCGCCACCAAGCCCTTCTACGACCTGGTCATCATCGGTGGAGGTCCCGCGGGGCTCGCCGCCGCCGTGTATGGCGCGTCCGAGGGACTGAGCACCGTCATGGTGGAGCGCAGCGCGCCGGGCGGACAGGCGGGCACCAGCTCTCGCATCGAGAACTACCTGGGGTTCCCCGCGGGCCTGAGCGGCTCCGACCTGGCGCGGCGCGCGGTGGCGCAGGCCGCGCGCTTCGGGGTGGAGATCCTCACGCCGCAGGAGGTGAAGGGCGTGCGCGTGGAGGACCCGTACCGCATCGTCGCGCTCGCGGATGGAACGGAGCTGAGCTGCCACGCGCTGCTCCTGGCCATGGGCGTGCAGTGGAAGAAGCTGGAGACGCCGGGCATCCCCTCCTTCACGGGCGCGGGCGTCTACTACGGCTCCTCTCGCACCGAGGCCCTCTCGTGCAAGGACGAGGACGTCTACATCATCGGCGGCGCCAACTCCGCCGGACAGGCCGCGCTCTACTTCGCGCAGTTCGCGCGACAGGTGACGTTGGTGGTGCGAGGCGACTCGCTGGAGCGAGGCATGTCCCACTACCTGGTGGAGCAGGTGCACTCGCTGGCCAACGTCACCGTGCTGCTCGACACGGAGGTGACGCGCGTGGAGGGCAATGCCCACCTGGAGCGCCTCACGCTGGCCACGAAGGGACAGCCCGAGCGCACCGTGCCCGCCAGCACGTTGTTCATCATGATTGGCGCGGTGCCGAGAACGGAGTGGCTGGACGGCCTGGTGGCACGCGACGCGCGCGGCTACATCCTCACCGGCCCGGACCTGATGCCCGGCGGCGAGCGGCCCAAGGGGTGGAAGCCCGAGCGCGCGCCGTTCCTGCTGGAGACGAGCGTGCCCGGCATCTTCGCCGCGGGCGACGTGCGCCATGCGTCCATCAAGCGCGTGGCCTCCGGCGTGGGCGAGGGCTCCATCGCCATCTCCTTCATCCATCAGTACCTGAGTGAGGTGTGA
- a CDS encoding helix-turn-helix domain-containing protein, translating into MALKVRKNPATPPVDIDRRQRGKGSGVTEECPLNRSMALLGGAWAPHVIYFLSARARRFGELRIDIPNVSARVLSQRLRELEARGVIARTLTPTTPASAEYTLTDLGRELIPIVQAIADVGRRLATRPVAGRRARGGVRTSASLVG; encoded by the coding sequence ATGGCGCTCAAGGTCAGGAAGAATCCAGCAACACCTCCCGTCGACATCGACCGGCGCCAACGCGGCAAGGGCTCGGGGGTGACGGAGGAATGCCCGCTCAACCGCTCGATGGCGCTGCTCGGCGGAGCCTGGGCTCCACACGTCATCTACTTCTTGAGTGCGCGTGCGCGGCGCTTCGGTGAGCTGCGCATCGACATCCCGAACGTCTCCGCGCGAGTGCTCAGCCAGCGGCTCCGAGAACTCGAAGCGCGGGGTGTCATCGCGCGCACCCTCACGCCCACCACGCCGGCTTCCGCCGAGTACACGCTCACCGACCTGGGTCGAGAGCTGATTCCCATTGTCCAGGCCATCGCGGATGTCGGCCGTCGACTCGCGACGCGTCCGGTGGCGGGTCGTCGGGCTCGCGGTGGGGTCCGCACAAGCGCGTCTCTTGTGGGCTGA
- a CDS encoding NAD(P)H-binding protein → MFVVIGATGNVGRELVQLLSEAGEEVVAVARHAGAPVPSSKVRQVQADMSAPESLAPHLRGATGVFLLVPGAGAGLDARALRTVFEAAGVKRLVVLSSMAVGTRPSAPSHAPLRDIEAIFRESSLRCTFLRPSGFASNAFAWAGPVRTERGVAAPFADVALPVVDPADIAAVAARVLREEGHAGKVYVLTGPEAISPRQQAAVLSEAVGAPLRFMEWSRDEALAMMKRFMPEPVAEGTLDILGTPTDDERRVSPDVERVLGRPANPFSAWVGRNIAAFR, encoded by the coding sequence ATGTTCGTGGTGATTGGCGCGACGGGAAACGTGGGGCGTGAGCTGGTCCAGCTGTTGTCGGAGGCGGGAGAGGAAGTGGTCGCGGTGGCACGCCATGCGGGCGCGCCAGTGCCTTCGTCGAAGGTCCGCCAGGTCCAGGCGGACATGTCGGCTCCGGAGTCCCTCGCGCCACATCTGCGAGGCGCAACGGGTGTCTTCCTGCTCGTCCCCGGCGCGGGCGCGGGCCTGGACGCTCGTGCCTTGCGGACGGTGTTCGAGGCCGCGGGGGTGAAGCGGCTGGTGGTGCTGTCGTCCATGGCCGTCGGCACGCGCCCCTCGGCCCCGTCGCATGCGCCGCTTCGCGATATCGAAGCCATCTTCCGGGAGTCGTCACTGCGCTGCACGTTCCTCCGGCCCTCGGGCTTCGCGTCGAACGCGTTCGCCTGGGCGGGCCCGGTGCGCACCGAGCGCGGTGTCGCCGCGCCCTTCGCCGATGTGGCGCTGCCCGTCGTGGACCCGGCGGACATCGCGGCGGTCGCCGCCCGCGTCCTCCGCGAGGAGGGACACGCCGGCAAGGTGTACGTGCTCACCGGCCCCGAGGCCATCTCTCCACGCCAGCAAGCCGCCGTCCTCTCCGAGGCCGTGGGAGCCCCGCTGCGCTTCATGGAGTGGAGCCGTGACGAGGCGCTCGCCATGATGAAGCGGTTCATGCCCGAGCCCGTCGCCGAGGGAACCCTCGACATCCTGGGCACGCCGACGGACGACGAGCGGCGCGTCAGCCCGGATGTGGAGCGGGTGCTGGGGCGGCCCGCGAACCCGTTCTCCGCGTGGGTCGGTCGCAACATCGCCGCGTTCCGCTGA